TTTGGTGACCCATACGGGCTTGTAGATCTGCGGGATAAAGTCTTTGGCACGTACGATAGGCCCCGCGACGAGCTGAGGGAAGAAGGAGACGTAAAAGAGGTAGTCGACCCAGCGTCTCAGCGGACGTATCTCGCCTCGATAGATGTCGATGACGTAGCTGAGCGACTGGAAGGTGAAGAAGGAGATGCCAACGGGGAGAAAGATGTCGAGCGGACCTAGCTGTGTCGTGCTTACCTCGCCAAGCCCAACCAATCCGCCGATCCACTGCACGAGCGGGGTGAAGAGCTCGAGGAGGAAGTTGGTATACTTAAAGTATCCGAGCATGCCGAGGTTGAAGCAGAGGGAGAGCGTGAGCCAGCGGCGCTTGACCTTGCGCTCTGGTGTGGATGCTATGAGGTGGCCAATGATGAAGTCGACCGTGGCGGTCATGATGAGGATCGTAGCGTAGTAGCCACTGCTCTTGTAGTAGAAGAAGAGGGAGAAGCACACTACATAGATGATCCGTGCCAACGTGTGCCTACGCAGCAGGTAGTAGAGCGGCAGGAAGAGCAGGAAGAGGACGAGAAAGAGTCCACTATTGAAGAGCATTGGTGCGGAGCTATCGTAGGTGAGTAGCTCGGCAGCTCGTGAGAGATAGGGGGTGAGCATACGGAGGTTAGTCTTCGGAGGCTTGAGGGGTGACGTGGGGGGAGCGTTGGCACCACTGCTTATAGTCGTCTTGAAGGGCGGTAGCAATCGCCTCGCCTACCTTATTATAGCCAGTAGCGGTGAGGTGAACGCGATCGCCAGAGAGGATGCCACTAGAGAGTAACTGTGCAGCACCCGCCGCTCCACCGAAGTGGGCGAAGAGATCGATGTAGCCACACCCCAGCTCCCGAGCTTGCTGCTGTAATTCGTCGGCAATGAGCTGGCAGTTGGCATTAGCGCGGTAGGTGGTGCGGTAGACAGTGCGACGACGCCTACGCTTGCCACGACGACTTTTGTGAGCTGTGCGGATCTTCTGATAGTTGGCAAGAGGCGAGGTGAGGACGATGGCGCAGTCGGGATTGCTCGCTTGGAGCCTGCGTACCAGCCGAGCGACCTCCGCGCCAAAGTTGTTGCGATCGAACTGACGTGCGATCGACTCATTAGTGCCCAGCGAAAGGATGATCAGCCGAGGACTCAGGGTGGCAACGGAACTAGTGAAGCTTCCCTTGCTGTAAGTGTAGTAGGTAGCACCATTGTAGCCGATCGTGTGGACGAGTGCGCCACCGCTGCTACGCTCCAGGCTAGCGCCATACCAGACGGCCGAGGCAGGAGCGGTCACCTCTGCTGAGCTTACGTAACGACCCACGAGGAGCGTGTCGGTGACGATCTGCTCGGTGGTCAAAGTGTCGTGAGCAATAGCGATCTCGCAGGAGTTAATGCCAGACAAGGTGAAAGGTTGCGTTCCCCGCTGTCGGTAGATAACGATGCGGTCGAAGGTTTGCCCGCCACCACATTGCAAGGTGTAGGTGATGGCACCACTCGGCCTCGTCTGTAGCACCATACCCGTAGGACTCTCCCGATCGTAGTCTCTCTGGGTGATCTTAACGCCTGACGTGCCTGCTGAGGAGGCTCGTATCACCGTGTGGATAGGCGGATTGGTTCCCAACAAGCGAAAAGGACCTACCCAACCCATTCCACCGTTGCCCCAACGCTGTGTAAAGGATTGACGGATCGGCATGGTGAAGTGTCCTGCCTGTATGTGCGAGTCGCCCAAATGGATGATCGAGATAGTCTGCCCAGTCGCT
The sequence above is a segment of the Porphyromonas vaginalis genome. Coding sequences within it:
- a CDS encoding GDSL-type esterase/lipase family protein; the encoded protein is MAQTLMAQLIAPAGYLDKLWSACDEAKATGQTISIIHLGDSHIQAGHFTMPIRQSFTQRWGNGGMGWVGPFRLLGTNPPIHTVIRASSAGTSGVKITQRDYDRESPTGMVLQTRPSGAITYTLQCGGGQTFDRIVIYRQRGTQPFTLSGINSCEIAIAHDTLTTEQIVTDTLLVGRYVSSAEVTAPASAVWYGASLERSSGGALVHTIGYNGATYYTYSKGSFTSSVATLSPRLIILSLGTNESIARQFDRNNFGAEVARLVRRLQASNPDCAIVLTSPLANYQKIRTAHKSRRGKRRRRRTVYRTTYRANANCQLIADELQQQARELGCGYIDLFAHFGGAAGAAQLLSSGILSGDRVHLTATGYNKVGEAIATALQDDYKQWCQRSPHVTPQASED